One Panicum virgatum strain AP13 chromosome 9K, P.virgatum_v5, whole genome shotgun sequence genomic region harbors:
- the LOC120647710 gene encoding glycine-rich cell wall structural protein 1.0-like has translation MSSRGGGGGRRGGRGEQGGGRGGAGAGRGRGREGAADLGAHPIGASRGGGGGRGDRGGAAAPGPAQRGGHFQPPHPAAGAGRGGGYPGVAQGRGQQVSAPAPTPAEVEALRRQVERKAVVASAPAAGLREGPSSAPAQRQAPALGLAAPAAAPRPQIFK, from the coding sequence ATGTCGTCGcgtggcggtggaggcggccggcgcggaggcCGGGGCGAACAGGGAGGGGGCCgtggaggcgccggcgccggccgaggGCGCGGCCGTGAGGGCGCCGCGGACCTCGGTGCCCACCCTATCGGCGCCTCGCGCGGAGggggtggcggccgcggcgatcgCGGCGGTGCCGCGGCGCCAGGCCCCGCCCAGAGAGGGGGCCACTTCCAGCCCCCGCATCCGGCAGCCGGGGCCGGGAGAGGTGGCGGCTACCCTGGCGTGGCTCAGGGGCGCGGGCAGCAGgtatcggcgccggcgccgacgcctgCGGAGGTTGAGGCCCTGAGGCGCCAGGTGGAGAGGAAGGCTGTGGTGGcatcggcaccggcggcggggctccgCGAGGGCCCGTCGTCGGCCCCAGCGCAGAGGCAGGCTCCGGCGCTGGGTCTGGCGGCTCCTGCGGCCGCGCCACGACCGCAGATATTTAAATAG
- the LOC120648327 gene encoding GDSL esterase/lipase At5g03810-like, with the protein MKLSSAVPAASASAVMLMVLSAAAATARGQALVPGVMIFGDSVVDAGNNNRLATLVRADFPPYGRDFPATHAPTGRFCNGKLATDYTVENLGLSSYPPAYLSEEAQSNNKSLLHGANFASGAAGYLDATAALYGAISLSRQADYFREYQSRVAASAGEQRAKALTSGSIYVVSAGTSDYVQNYYVNPVLGAAYAPDQFADALMQPFTSFVERLYSLGARRIGVTSLPPMGCLPASVTLFGGGNPGCVERLNNDSLTFNRKLGAAADAVKRRRPDLKLVVFDIYQPLLDLVNNPTSAGFFESRRACCGTGTIETSVLCHQGAPGTCSNATGYVFWDGFHPTDAANRVLADALLLQGLQLIA; encoded by the exons ATGAAGTTGAGCTCCGCCGTgcccgcggcgtcggcgtcggcggtgaTGCTGATGGTgctctcggcggcggcggcgaccgcgaggGGCCAGGCGCTGGTGCCCGGCGTGATGATCTTCGGCGACTCGGTGGTGGACGCCGGCAACAACAACCGGCTGGCCACGCTGGTGCGCGCCGACTTCCCGCCCTACGGCCGCGACTTCCCGGCGACGCACGCGCCCACGGGGCGCTTCTGCAACGGCAAGCTCGCCACGGACTACACCG TGGAGAACCTGGGGCTGAGCTCGTACCCGCCGGCGTACCTGAGCGAGGAGGCGCAGAGCAACAACAAGAGCCTCCTCCACGGCGCCAACTtcgcctccggcgccgccggctaccttgacgccaccgccgcgctcTAC GGCGCGATCTCGCTGAGCCGGCAGGCGGACTACTTCCGGGAGTACCAGTCGCGGGTGGCGGCGtcggccggcgagcagcgcgccaAGGCGCTGACGTCGGGGTCCATCTACGTGGTGAGCGCCGGCACCAGCGACTACGTGCAGAACTACTACGTGAAcccggtgctgggcgccgcctaCGCGCCCGACCAGTTCGCCGACGCGCTCATGCAGCCATTCACCTCCTTCGTCGAG CGCCTGTACAGCCTGGGCGCCCGCCGGATCGGCGTGACGTCGCTGCCGCCGATGGGGTGCCTCCCGGCGTCCGTCACCCTGTTCGGCGGCGGCAACCCGGGCTGCGTGGAGCGCCTCAACAACGACTCCCTCACCTTCAACCGcaagctcggcgccgccgcggacgccgtcaagcgccgccgcccggacctCAAGCTCGTCGTCTTCGACATCTACCAGCCGCTGCTCGACCTCGTCAACAACCCCACCAGCGCCG GGTTCTTCGAGTCGCGGCGGGCGTGCTGCGGGACGGGAACGATCGAGACGTCGGTGCTGTGCCACCAGGGTGCCCCCGGGACGTGCTCCAACGCCACGGGCTACGTCTTCTGGGACGGCTTCCACCCCACGGACGCCGCCAACCGGGTGCTCGCCGACGCGCTGCTGCTCCAGGGCCTGCAGCTCATCGCCTGA